In a single window of the Sphingosinicella microcystinivorans genome:
- a CDS encoding acyl-CoA ligase (AMP-forming), exosortase A system-associated encodes MRVDALHLGHDGARAALIEGAHTTTYAELEALVGQMASGLAALGVRPGDRVAVWLSKTTGNIAALLGAMRAGAVAIPVNPVLKAPQVEHIVADSGATVLLTNNARSETLRNTPRTCRVLRAEKDWGVLMKGTPVAVDRAPDDLAAILYTSGSTGRPKGVMLSHANLVLGAESVSEYLGISGEDRILCVLPLAFDYGLNQVLTALKQGGTAILLDYLLPRDVVKAVARHKATGLAGVPPLWMQLAEVDWPPEARGLRYITNSGGRMPAALTKRLRELLPGTKIYLMYGLTEAFRSTYLDPALVDTHPDSIGRAIPRAELHVLRADGTPAAAGEPGELVHAGPLVAKGYWNDAERTAMRFRPAPAFFRHSGMAVWSGDTVMQDDEGLLYFVGRDDEMMKVSGNRVSPTEVEEAIFATGAVSVVAVFGVADERLGQAIIAVGVPAAGLSGDDAEALARRELAGLVPAYMVPRHFIWETELPRNPNGKIDRAVLRARHVQ; translated from the coding sequence ATGCGGGTGGATGCGCTTCATCTCGGGCACGACGGCGCGCGCGCAGCGCTCATCGAGGGCGCACACACCACGACCTATGCCGAGCTCGAGGCGCTCGTCGGCCAGATGGCGAGCGGCCTCGCCGCGCTCGGCGTCCGGCCCGGCGACCGGGTCGCGGTGTGGCTCAGCAAGACCACGGGCAACATCGCGGCGCTGCTCGGCGCGATGCGCGCGGGCGCGGTTGCGATTCCGGTGAACCCGGTGCTGAAGGCGCCGCAGGTCGAGCACATCGTCGCCGACAGCGGCGCGACGGTGCTGCTGACCAACAATGCGCGCTCCGAAACGCTCCGCAACACGCCGCGCACCTGCCGCGTCCTGCGCGCGGAAAAGGACTGGGGCGTGCTGATGAAGGGCACGCCCGTGGCCGTGGACCGCGCGCCCGACGACCTCGCGGCGATTCTCTACACGTCCGGCAGCACCGGGCGTCCCAAGGGCGTGATGCTCTCCCACGCCAACCTTGTGCTCGGCGCGGAAAGCGTTTCCGAATATCTCGGCATCAGCGGCGAGGATCGCATCCTCTGCGTGCTGCCGCTCGCGTTCGACTACGGCCTCAACCAGGTGCTGACGGCGCTGAAGCAGGGTGGCACGGCGATCCTGCTCGATTACCTGCTGCCGCGCGACGTCGTGAAGGCCGTGGCACGCCACAAGGCGACCGGGCTCGCGGGTGTGCCGCCGCTGTGGATGCAGCTTGCCGAGGTGGACTGGCCCCCCGAGGCACGCGGCCTGCGCTACATCACCAACTCCGGGGGACGGATGCCAGCAGCGCTGACGAAGCGCCTGCGCGAGTTGCTGCCCGGCACGAAGATCTACCTGATGTACGGCCTCACCGAGGCGTTCCGGTCGACCTATCTCGACCCCGCGCTTGTCGACACGCACCCCGACTCGATCGGGCGGGCGATCCCGCGCGCGGAGCTTCACGTGCTGCGCGCCGACGGGACGCCGGCGGCGGCGGGGGAGCCGGGCGAGCTTGTTCACGCCGGGCCGCTCGTCGCCAAGGGCTACTGGAACGATGCCGAGCGTACCGCCATGCGGTTTCGTCCGGCGCCCGCGTTCTTCCGGCATTCGGGCATGGCCGTGTGGTCGGGCGACACGGTGATGCAGGACGATGAGGGCCTGCTCTATTTCGTGGGCCGCGACGACGAGATGATGAAGGTCTCGGGCAACCGCGTGAGCCCCACCGAGGTCGAGGAGGCGATCTTCGCGACCGGCGCCGTCAGCGTGGTGGCGGTGTTCGGCGTGGCGGACGAGCGGCTGGGGCAGGCGATCATCGCGGTCGGCGTGCCGGCCGCCGGTCTTTCAGGGGACGACGCGGAGGCGCTTGCGCGGCGGGAGCTTGCCGGACTAGTGCCTGCCTACATGGTGCCGCGCCATTTCATCTGGGAAACCGAGCTGCCGCGCAATCCGAACGGCAAGATCGACCGCGCCGTGCTGCGCGCGAGGCATGTCCAGTGA
- a CDS encoding pyridoxal-dependent decarboxylase, exosortase A system-associated — MDGELAIAGRTAAEWIAAAGGQTPLFVYDRAIIAAKIADLRAALPAEVGIHYAMKANPMPPLVAWMAGQVDGLDVASAGELRVALAAGADPAHISFAGPGKRDFELELAIGAGVTLNIESAREFARAAAIGDRLGKPVRAAVRVNPPFDLKASGMRMGGGAKPFGVDADKVPALLAEIETAGADFRGFHVFAGSQNLSAEAIIDAQKKTLDLVADLAEHAAVPPPLVNLGGGFGLPYFPGDKPLDLAAVGHALGKALAGRDPILADTRFVLELGRYLVGESGVYLTRAVDRKMSEDEVFIITDGGLHHQLAASGNFGTVVRRNYPLANASRFGAPDAESLNVVGCLCTPLDKLGDKVMLPATEVGDIIAVFMAGAYGLTASPTAFLSHEPPAEMLA, encoded by the coding sequence ATGGACGGAGAGCTCGCCATCGCGGGCCGCACGGCGGCCGAATGGATCGCGGCGGCGGGCGGGCAGACGCCGCTGTTCGTCTATGATCGTGCCATCATTGCGGCGAAAATCGCCGACCTGCGCGCGGCGCTGCCGGCGGAGGTCGGCATCCACTACGCCATGAAGGCGAACCCGATGCCCCCGCTCGTCGCGTGGATGGCGGGGCAGGTGGACGGGCTCGACGTCGCCTCGGCGGGCGAGCTGCGGGTCGCGCTCGCGGCAGGCGCCGATCCGGCGCACATCAGCTTCGCGGGGCCGGGCAAGCGCGATTTCGAGCTGGAGCTGGCGATCGGCGCGGGGGTGACGCTCAACATCGAATCCGCGCGGGAGTTCGCGCGCGCCGCCGCGATCGGCGACCGGCTCGGGAAACCGGTGCGCGCCGCCGTGCGCGTCAATCCGCCGTTCGACCTCAAGGCCTCGGGGATGCGGATGGGCGGCGGCGCCAAGCCGTTCGGCGTCGATGCCGACAAGGTGCCCGCGCTGCTCGCGGAGATCGAGACGGCAGGCGCGGATTTCCGAGGGTTTCATGTCTTCGCCGGTTCGCAGAACCTCTCGGCGGAAGCGATCATCGACGCGCAGAAGAAGACGCTCGACCTGGTGGCGGACCTCGCCGAGCACGCCGCCGTCCCGCCGCCGCTCGTCAATCTCGGCGGCGGCTTCGGCCTGCCGTATTTCCCGGGCGACAAGCCGCTCGACCTCGCCGCGGTGGGCCATGCGCTCGGCAAGGCACTCGCAGGGCGCGATCCCATCCTCGCCGACACGCGGTTCGTCCTCGAGCTCGGGCGCTATCTCGTCGGCGAAAGCGGCGTCTATCTGACCCGCGCGGTCGACCGGAAGATGAGCGAGGACGAAGTTTTCATAATTACCGACGGCGGCCTGCATCATCAGCTGGCGGCAAGCGGCAACTTCGGCACGGTCGTCCGGCGCAACTATCCCCTTGCAAACGCTAGCCGTTTCGGCGCGCCGGACGCGGAGAGCCTGAACGTGGTCGGCTGCCTCTGCACGCCGCTCGACAAGCTCGGCGACAAGGTGATGCTGCCGGCCACCGAAGTCGGTGACATCATTGCGGTTTTCATGGCGGGCGCCTATGGCCTCACAGCCAGCCCGACAGCCTTCCTGAGCCACGAACCGCCCGCCGAAATGCTTGCGTAA
- a CDS encoding XrtA/PEP-CTERM system exopolysaccharide export protein, with the protein MAKSLNAVVPALAAALALSACASNSGLPTLPPAQFQASDDGPGAEYVVGPLDSLSIFVWRNPELSTSVTVRPDGRFTTPLIEDMVATGKTPSALAREIEQKLGTYIQEPIVSVIVNNFNGPLSQQVRVVGEAARPQAIPFRSNMTLLDVMIAVGGLTEYAAGDSARLIRYDKASGTQKEYAIKIESLLKGGKTNANVAVQPGDVIIIPESFF; encoded by the coding sequence ATGGCGAAATCTTTGAATGCGGTCGTTCCGGCTCTCGCGGCGGCCCTGGCGCTTTCGGCCTGCGCCTCGAACAGCGGGCTGCCGACGCTGCCGCCCGCGCAATTCCAGGCTTCGGATGACGGCCCCGGTGCAGAATACGTGGTCGGCCCGCTCGATTCCCTCAGCATCTTCGTGTGGCGCAACCCGGAGCTGTCGACCTCGGTGACGGTGCGCCCGGACGGCCGCTTCACGACGCCGCTGATCGAGGACATGGTGGCGACGGGCAAGACGCCCTCCGCGCTCGCCCGCGAGATCGAGCAGAAGCTCGGGACCTACATCCAGGAACCGATCGTCTCGGTGATCGTGAACAACTTCAACGGACCGCTTTCGCAGCAGGTTCGCGTCGTCGGCGAGGCGGCGCGCCCGCAGGCGATCCCGTTCCGCTCCAACATGACGCTGCTCGACGTCATGATCGCGGTCGGCGGCCTCACCGAATATGCCGCCGGCGACAGCGCCCGCCTCATCCGCTACGACAAGGCGAGCGGCACGCAGAAGGAATATGCGATCAAGATCGAAAGCCTGCTGAAAGGCGGCAAGACCAACGCCAACGTCGCCGTGCAGCCCGGCGACGTCATCATCATCCCGGAAAGCTTTTTCTAA
- a CDS encoding XrtA system polysaccharide chain length determinant, protein MTTLYGVWRKRWYGLALMWAVCLLGWVFVATIPNTYESRARVYVDWASLIPEKLGYQGANLLRQVDVVRRTLTSRVNMEKVVRRTELDVGLDSDRELDELIARMTNNISVQSQQADLFTIIYKSNDPSRSNAQNANLARRVVDNLIQIFMEENVASDRDDINEAIRFFEDQLAERERQLEQAERRKAEFEEKYLGMLPGQGNITTRLTSARTDLDRVEIELAQARNSLLALQRQIGGTPSTINAPSFVIEGAMTSSPTQQQIAALGRSLSDMYARGWTDQHPDVVATKAQVRRLEQQAAREAKDPELRQQAAQANPVYVNLRSMVFERQSAVAALEARRAQLQNAISEMASRQVQQPGIVAEQAKLNRDYEVLQSQYNQLLKSREEIRLRSDVETKTQQVKFRVVDPPSQPREPIAPNRPLYLSLVLLVGLGAGGALSFLLSQLHTTYITAAQLEKRFDYPVLGSVTEIVSDNQRAQNRVWLWGFGVLSLGLIVIYLALLLYELV, encoded by the coding sequence ATGACGACCCTGTACGGGGTCTGGCGCAAACGCTGGTACGGGCTTGCGCTGATGTGGGCCGTGTGCCTCCTCGGCTGGGTGTTCGTGGCGACGATCCCGAACACCTATGAATCGCGCGCCCGCGTCTACGTCGACTGGGCGTCGCTGATTCCGGAGAAGCTCGGATACCAGGGCGCGAACCTGCTCCGGCAGGTGGACGTCGTCCGTCGCACGCTGACGTCGCGCGTGAACATGGAGAAAGTCGTTCGCCGCACCGAGCTCGATGTCGGCCTCGACAGCGACCGGGAACTGGACGAGCTCATCGCGCGGATGACGAACAACATCTCCGTGCAGAGCCAGCAGGCCGACCTGTTCACCATCATCTACAAGTCGAACGATCCGTCGCGCAGCAACGCCCAGAACGCCAACCTCGCGCGGCGCGTCGTCGACAACCTCATCCAGATCTTCATGGAAGAGAACGTCGCGTCCGACCGCGACGACATCAACGAGGCGATCCGCTTCTTCGAGGACCAGCTCGCCGAGCGCGAGCGCCAGCTCGAGCAAGCCGAGCGGCGCAAGGCGGAGTTCGAGGAGAAATACCTCGGCATGCTGCCGGGGCAGGGCAACATCACGACGCGCCTGACCTCGGCGCGGACCGACCTCGACCGTGTCGAGATCGAGCTCGCGCAGGCCCGCAACTCGCTTCTGGCGCTGCAACGGCAGATCGGCGGAACGCCGTCGACCATCAATGCCCCCTCGTTCGTCATCGAGGGCGCGATGACATCGAGCCCGACGCAGCAGCAGATCGCCGCGCTGGGCCGCAGCCTCAGCGACATGTACGCGCGCGGCTGGACCGACCAGCACCCCGACGTCGTGGCCACCAAGGCGCAGGTCCGCCGGCTGGAGCAGCAGGCCGCCCGCGAGGCGAAGGACCCCGAGCTTCGCCAGCAGGCCGCGCAGGCGAACCCGGTCTATGTCAACTTGAGGAGCATGGTGTTCGAGCGCCAGTCCGCCGTCGCGGCGCTCGAGGCGCGCAGGGCGCAGTTGCAGAACGCCATTTCCGAGATGGCGTCGCGGCAGGTCCAGCAGCCGGGCATCGTCGCCGAGCAGGCCAAGCTGAACCGCGACTACGAGGTGTTGCAGTCGCAGTACAACCAGCTGCTGAAGTCGCGTGAGGAAATCCGCCTCAGGAGCGATGTCGAGACCAAGACGCAGCAGGTGAAGTTCCGCGTCGTCGATCCGCCCTCGCAGCCGCGCGAGCCGATCGCGCCGAACCGCCCGCTCTACCTCAGCCTCGTGCTGCTGGTCGGCCTCGGCGCGGGCGGCGCGCTCTCCTTCCTGCTGAGCCAGCTGCACACGACCTACATCACGGCGGCGCAGCTCGAGAAACGCTTCGACTATCCGGTGCTGGGTTCGGTCACGGAGATCGTCTCGGACAACCAGCGCGCCCAGAACAGGGTGTGGCTCTGGGGGTTCGGCGTGCTGAGCCTTGGGCTCATCGTGATCTATCTTGCCCTGCTGCTGTATGAACTCGTTTAA
- a CDS encoding XrtA-associated tyrosine autokinase, with product MSEEKPSGTPRASLLERAAGRLDQGVAAKPEASRPAVVPAVAPAPRAPAPRAPAPEPAAAPPVSVSPQPQFAPQFATPETPVVHLPADDGNRTSRRGVIDLSELRDLGYVVPDAPATATAEEFRIVKRQLLINAMARGENGIRNGNLILVCSAQPNEGKTFCATNLALSIASERDLTVLLVDADFAKPEILSTLGLEGGKGLIDVIADPSLDLSDCLIRTNIENLSVLPAGRQHNLTTELLASERMGDMVEEIAKRYSDRIVIFDSPPALASSAASVLAMHVGQVMFVVEAENTRETELRDGLSLMSGCEHVQLLLNKVRYAGVGRRFGTYYGYGS from the coding sequence ATGAGTGAAGAGAAACCGTCCGGAACGCCGCGCGCCTCGCTGCTTGAGCGGGCCGCCGGACGGCTTGACCAGGGCGTGGCCGCGAAGCCCGAGGCGTCGCGTCCGGCCGTGGTGCCGGCGGTCGCTCCGGCCCCGCGCGCTCCGGCCCCCCGCGCACCTGCGCCCGAGCCAGCAGCCGCGCCGCCGGTGTCCGTGTCGCCGCAGCCGCAGTTCGCGCCGCAATTCGCCACGCCGGAAACGCCCGTGGTGCATCTGCCCGCGGACGACGGCAACCGCACCAGCCGCCGCGGCGTCATCGACCTCTCCGAACTCCGCGATCTCGGCTACGTGGTGCCGGACGCGCCCGCGACGGCCACCGCCGAGGAGTTCCGCATCGTCAAGCGGCAGCTCCTGATCAACGCGATGGCGCGCGGCGAGAACGGGATCCGCAACGGCAATCTCATCCTGGTGTGCTCGGCGCAGCCCAACGAGGGCAAGACGTTCTGCGCCACCAACCTCGCGCTTTCGATCGCTTCCGAGCGCGACCTCACGGTCCTGCTCGTCGACGCGGACTTCGCCAAGCCCGAGATCCTCTCGACGCTCGGCCTCGAAGGCGGCAAGGGCCTGATCGACGTGATCGCCGATCCGTCGCTCGACCTGTCCGACTGCCTGATCCGCACCAACATCGAGAACCTCTCCGTGCTGCCCGCCGGGCGCCAGCACAACCTGACGACAGAGCTGCTCGCGTCGGAGCGCATGGGCGACATGGTCGAGGAGATCGCCAAGCGCTACAGCGACCGCATCGTCATATTCGATTCCCCGCCCGCGCTGGCGTCGTCGGCCGCCTCGGTGCTCGCCATGCACGTGGGCCAGGTGATGTTCGTGGTCGAGGCCGAGAACACGCGCGAGACGGAGCTTCGCGACGGCCTGTC